A single region of the Triticum dicoccoides isolate Atlit2015 ecotype Zavitan chromosome 2B, WEW_v2.0, whole genome shotgun sequence genome encodes:
- the LOC119368350 gene encoding uncharacterized protein LOC119368350 — protein MTAGKGRAGAGKAPEMVTMDLLGGWGGHAGGEDEVVDLVKVPAGWERRLDLLSGKTFLTPHRHQTAQDGRQNLNLPPTASTAAAVTTTSSAFCTLDMVPYALERAAAARSATSPDTSSSSLASASSSSSSLGKRSRSPPSSTASPAANPAMSACACPSCFTYVLIAEADPWCPRCASKVPLLPSKPTAHSSGKKPRIDLNADADETE, from the exons ATGACGGCGGGGAAGGGTAGGGCCGGCGCGGGGAAGGCACCGGAGATGGTGACCATGGATCTGCTCGGCGGGTGGGGCGGCCACGCCGGTGGGGAGGACGAGGTCGTCGACCTGGTCAAGGTGCCCGCCGGCTGGGAGAGACGGCTCGACCTGCTG TCCGGCAAGACGTTCTTGACTCCTCATCGCCACCAGACCGCCCAAGACGGCCGCCAGAACCTCAACCTGCCTCCCACGGCATCCACCGCGGCCGCCGTCACCACCACCTCCTCTGCGTTCTGCACCCTCGACATGGTCCCCTACGCCCTAGAGCGCGCCGCTGCCGCGCGGTCCGCCACCTCGCCGGACACGTCGTCCTCCTCGTTGGCGTCCGCCTCATCCTCGTCCTCGTCGCTGGGAAAGCGCAGCCGCTCGCCGCCTTCAAGCACGGCGTCGCCCGCTGCGAACCCGGCCATGAGCGCGTGTGCGTGCCCGTCCTGCTTCACGTACGTGCTCATCGCCGAGGCCGACCCCTGGTGCCCGCGGTGCGCATCGAAGGTGCCGCTGCTGCCTAGTAAGCCCACTGCCCACAGCAGCGGGAAGAAGCCCAGGATTGACCTGAATGCTGACGCCGATGAGACCGAGTGA